GGTGGCGTCCAGGCCTTCCTTGGCCTCGACCGCCGCCTGGAGCCCGTCCGGCCAGCGGCGGCGCTGGGCCACCCGGCCGCGCATCTCGTCGATCAGCTCGACCGAGCCGTCCCGGACGATGTAGTCCACGTCGCGGTGCAGCAGGGCGTGCGCGTGCAGCGCCACGTTGACCGCGGAGAGCTGCGCGACGTGCTCCTCGTCGTACAGGTCGATGCCGAGCTTGGCCTCGACGGCGGCCAGGCCGGCGGCGGTGAACGCCACGCTGCGCCCGTCCTCGGGGATCGTGTAGTGCTTGCCGCTGCGCAGCCCGCGCACCAGCGCGGCGGCGGCGTGCACCGGGTCCTGCTCGCCCGGCACCGAGCCGGCGAGGACCATCGGCACACGGGCCTCGTCGATCATGATCGAGTCGGCCTCGTCCACGATCGCGGTGGCCAGCGGCGGCTGCACCCGGTCGGCCACGTCGGTGACCAGTTGGTCGCGCAGATAGTCGAAGCCCGCCTCGCTGACCGAGACGTAGGTGACGTCGCAGCCGTACGCGTCGCGCCGCTCCTGGGGGGTGGAGGCCTCGTTGACCCAGCCGACGGTCAGGCCGAGCAGGGTGTAGACCGGCTCCATCCACAGGGCGTCGCGGCGGGCCAGGTAGTCGTTGACGGTGAGCACGTGCACCGGCCCGTTTCCGAGCCGGACGTGCCCGTACGCGGCGATCGTGGCGGTCAGGGTCTTGCCCTCACCGGTGGCCATCTCGGCGACCTTGCCGGACAGCAGCGACATCGCGCCGAGCAGCTGCACGTCGTACGGCCGCTGGTCGAGGCCGCGGCGGGCGGCCTCCCGGCCGACCGCGCAGATCTCCTCGTAGTCGGTCGCCGCGCCGGCGGCCTCGGTCAACTCGGCGTCGTCCAGCGCGGCGAGGTCATCCTCACGCGCCTCGATCGCCGGCAGCAGCTTCTCCAGCGGAGCAAGATCCACCGTCGAGCCCGGGCGCTGGAGGAACCGGCGGAACTTGCTCTTGAACCGTTGCGACACACCCATGAGCGGCAACGGTACGCGATTCGCGCCGGCTTTTGCCGCCCGGCCGCCCGGCCACCGGGCGGCATGTCGGAGCCGACGCCGCCGGGTCAGCCGACCAGCAGCTGATGGGTGGCCAGCTCCCGGTAGAGCGGGTCGGTGGCGGTCAGCTCGGCGTGGGTGCCCACGGCCACGACGCGACCGCCGTCGAGGACGACGATCTGGTCGGCGTCGACCACGGTGGCGAGCCGGTGCGCCACGATCAACAGTGTCCGGCGGACGGCCACCGCGTCGATGGCGCGGCGCAGCGCGACCTCGTTGCGCGCGTCGAGGTTGCTGGTCGGCTCGTCGAGCAGCAGCACCGGCGGGCCGGCCAGCAGCGCCCGGGCGATGGCCAGCCGCTGCCGTTCACCCCCGGAGAGCAGGACGCCACCCTCCCCCACCTGAACCTCGAGGCCCAGCGGGGACCGGTGCGCCAGATGAGCGAGGTTGACCTTGTCGAGGACCTCGTGCAGTCGGTCGTCGGTGGCGTCCGGGGTGGTGATCAGCAGATTCTCCCGCAGCGTTCCCGCCAGCACCGGGGCCTCCTGCTCGACGTAGCCGAGTTGGGCCCGCAGCACGTCGCGGGGCAGCTCCCGTACGTCCGTGCCGTCCAGCCGGACCGCACCGGAGCTCACCTCGTAGAAGCGCTCGACCAGGGCCAGCAGGGTCGACTTGCCGGCGCCGGACGGACCCACCAGGGCGGTGCGGGTGCCGGCCGGCACCGCGAAGCTCACCTCGTGCAGCACCGCTTCGCCGCCCGGGTAGCCGAAGCCCACCCGATCGAACTCGATCATCGGGGCGGGGCGGCGCGGGGTCGTCGTCACGCCGGTTTCCACCGGCCGGTCCGCCCCGCCCTCCGCCGGCACCGTCAGGATCTCCTCGATCCGCTGCAACGCGCCAAGGCCGGTCTGCAACTGGGTGTACGCGCGCAACACCTGGGCCAGCGGCAGGGCCAGGAAGAACAGGTACATGACGAAGGCGACCAGGTCGCCGACGGTGATCGCGCCGGCGGCCACCCGGGCCCCGCCGATGCCGAGCACCAGCAGGAAGGCGCCCTGCACGGTGACCGAGCCGATCGGACCGACCACCGCCTGCACCCGGGCCACCCGCAACCCCGCCTCGTA
Above is a window of Micromonospora coriariae DNA encoding:
- a CDS encoding ABC transporter ATP-binding protein; protein product: MSTPDARPVGLAALLPYLRAHRGTLAVVGALSLAGAAASLAQPLLTRSVLDRVGAGGAVTELVAVLVVLVVLGAAIGGLRDYLLQRTAEGLVLGTRRRLAGHLLRLPIAEYDRRRTGDLLSRVGSDTTLLRAVVTSGLFETVTGAVMVVGAGTAMVLLDPLLFGVTLLGVGLGLGFAATFARRVRALARAAQERIGEMTSAVERAISAARTIRASRAEAREAEIVTGSARAAYEAGLRVARVQAVVGPIGSVTVQGAFLLVLGIGGARVAAGAITVGDLVAFVMYLFFLALPLAQVLRAYTQLQTGLGALQRIEEILTVPAEGGADRPVETGVTTTPRRPAPMIEFDRVGFGYPGGEAVLHEVSFAVPAGTRTALVGPSGAGKSTLLALVERFYEVSSGAVRLDGTDVRELPRDVLRAQLGYVEQEAPVLAGTLRENLLITTPDATDDRLHEVLDKVNLAHLAHRSPLGLEVQVGEGGVLLSGGERQRLAIARALLAGPPVLLLDEPTSNLDARNEVALRRAIDAVAVRRTLLIVAHRLATVVDADQIVVLDGGRVVAVGTHAELTATDPLYRELATHQLLVG